GCGTCGGTTGCATTCATCAAGGCCATCAAGCCGCAAATCATATCGCTCAGATAGCAAAACGAACGTGTCTGGCTGCCGTCGCCGTAAACTGTGACGTCAGCCCCCGCCAATGCTTGAACGACAAAGTTGGAAACGACCCTACCGTCGCTTGGCGACATACGCGGGCCATAGGTGTTGAATATCCGCGCGATCCGGGTGCTGACGCCCCGTTGCTGGTGATATTCATAAAACAGCGTCTCAACGGCGCGCTTACCTTCATCATAACATGACCGTGGCCCAACTGTGTTGACGTTGCCGTGGTATCCTTCGGGCTGCGGACTGATATCTGGGTCGCCGTACACTTCAGACGTGGATGACTGTAGAATTGTCGCGCCCCAACGCTCAGCTAGATCAAGCAAATTCATCGCGCCGTAAACATTGGTCTTGAACGTATGTAGTGGGTTCTCTTGATACTTTGGCGGAGAAGCCGCGCAAGCCAAATTGTAGATCTGATCAACAGCCCCGATCTCGGGCAGCTCGTCGACGATATCATGACTAACGAGCGTGAATCGAGGGTGGCTAAAAAGCTTCTCAACATTACAAAGACGGCCCGTCAGAAAGTTGTCGACACACACAACCCAGTGCCCATCTTCAAGAAGCGTCTCGCACAGGTGCCCGCCAAGAAACCCGGCACCGCCAGCCACGAGGATACGCTTTTCGTCACCACACTTTTGTTGGTAAAAATCCGTTGTAAATATCGTCACCACTGTTCCCCCCGAAACAATAGGCCTTGTCAAAAATGTTGCCTCGTTTGAAGGATGACTGACCGCTAAATATGCGAACATCCCAAGGCACCAGGGCAATAAAATCAGCCCCAAGGCGCGTTAAAATCTATGTAAACCGTAGGACGAAGGGGGGATTGGGGTAAGCTAACAATAAGGATAGCATTGTTTGGCTTGGGTCAGTCGGGATAATTGAAATCGCTCACGGTTTTCCAGATATCGCGATTGATTGACCTCAATTCAGCGATTGCAGCTTTGACCGCTTCGGCGGCGGCCGCATCAAGGTCATTTACTTGCCCCATCATGAGTTTGTCTTTGCGATCCGCGATGCGCATCAGAATAGAGCGAGGGTTTTCACCTTCGTTATCGAAGGCGTAAATACAATGGTTATAGCGGTTACGTAGCGCGGACTGGCGTTGAATTCGTCCGGTTAATTCCAACACGCGCTCGCGTTCAACTTTGTCTACGCGGTCCAATTTTGAAAGCCGTTCAACCATGTCGATCCGCGCGCGTGTGGTGTTCAAGGTAAGGAAAACGACGGTCGCGATTTCCTTATCCATATCCGAAAGCCCTGCGATCAAATGGATCAACAGGCTTTCCGTGTTTGTCCAAGAATAGTTGAGCTTGCCGATCAGCAGCAGAAACGCGTCAAAATCGACGGCGCCATCCCGCTTACTGATATCGACAACGGCACGCTTCATGACGACAGCTTGTGGCCATGATACCAATTCGCGGCTTCCGTTCGGTTGTGCACGCCCAGCTTGGCAATGATGTGATGCATGTGCAGCTTCACAGTATGTTGGGACAGCTGCAATTCATCAGCGATGTTCTTGTTTTGCATCCCGCTCGCCGCTGATTTTAGAACCTGCAGCTCCCGTGTTGTCAGCTTGACATCATCCAGCAGGTCCACCTTTTCGTCTTGTTGCGGTTCAGTGATCGTTTGATCAGCTGCAACAGGTGTGGGTGTTTTGGGGATCATCAGTTCTGACGGGACATAACATTCGCCCGACGTAATAAGACGTAAAACGGACAACCAACCATCCACGTTCAAATTCATCGGAAGAAATCCTATCTTACCCCATGACGGGTTAACGTAGATTTCAGCCAGGAAATTCCGTGCAACACTCCGACGTCGATACGCCAAGACAATGCTCGCAAAAGGAAACGCTTCAAGCAGTTGCGGCAGAACGGCTGTCAATTTGCCAATCATCGCTTCGTCCACTGCGATAAGCCGCACCGCATCGGCGCGTTCCTTACCCAACAAAAGCAGATCGTTCACCTGTGCTGTTCGCAAGCAAGCCATGCAAGGAAACTCGGTTTCCGCGATCGAAAGCATCGTATCCGAAAAGCCAAGCGCGTCTCCCACAAACACGCCCGTTGCAGATTTGGAATTCAAAATCTCATCATGTTTCATATCGTCACCCGTTAAATACTTCAGTCCCATCCCACCGATTAAATTACGGCGTCTCCAAACCGGAAACCTGTTCCGATCAACAAACAACGGATCAACACAGTGCGGGTTAAGTCCCACATTGCGCGTCCTACACTAGTACTCAAACTGCCCTCAGACAGTGAACGAAGCTTCCAAGAATTGGGTAAAATAACCCGTCGGAAGCCTGATAATTTGCCAAAACAGCAAATCACGAAGTCGAAAATAATCAGAACGATCAATAATGTCGTCGGCCTGATCTAAAGCTTTACGTGGGGGTAACTTACCCTAATCCAAAGCATTTGCCGAATGAATTTTTTGTAACCGTTTGCAAAAACTCAAGTTTATCACCGACCAGATAACCTAAGGGACTGTGGATAAATTGATCCGCGATCTAAACCTTTTGTTAACCTTCTGCGATTTAACGCCCAAAAATCAACGCCCTACCCTGCGCCAAGATCATTAACACATTGTCCAGCTTCCCGATCGCCTTTGATCGAACCAACCTAGGGCAGTCACGAATTTGCGTGATGGCCGACACCGCATTCGGAGTTGGCGAAGGTTGCAACTAGGGGGCGAATTAGCCCGAATCACCTCGCTGCCACCTGACGTTGGAAATTAGACCTTGGGGGGCCCGCGAACGAAAACAAACAGACAGTCACATACTGGGTGAACCTTGGATCGAGTCATCGTCCGACGTTCCCAAATTGAACTTCAAACCAAAACATCATCTGCACGTTGGTCGTCTTAGATAGAGTGACGATCCCGTAGGTGTAATTTTACGGAGATACAACAATGTCTAGCAATAGAAATTTCATGATGCCCCCTATGGGCGGCAACGGTAACCAAGATCAGGACCAAGATCAGGATCAGGCGCAACTTCAGGCGCAAGCAGAGCTTCAGGCTCAGCTTCAAGGTCAAGGCCAATCCCAGCATTCCTCTAGCGAAAACGATAACGACAACGGGAATATGAACGGCAACGGCAACGGTAACCTGAATGGTAACGGAAACCTGAACGGTAACGGAAACGGTAATGAAAACGGGAACGGCAACTCCAATGCGAATGCCAGCTCGAACGGTAACGGGAACCTGAACGGAAACGGTAACCTGAACGGAAACCTCAACGGTAACCATAACTCAAACTCAAACGCTTCAGATACTGACGTTGATGTCGATGTTGATATCGATCTGGATTTCGATGGGTACATGCCAGACGACAACGACTTTGCTGACGTCGACCTGAGCCACTCTTCGACAGGTGACATCATCATGGCCGAGGGTGGCATTAACTACAGCCCAGGCGATGACATGAACCTCGAAGACATCCTTAACGATGCTCTGAACGGTGCTGGCAACGACTCTGCGACTGTGAACGCTCAGTCCAACAAGCTGACTGACAACGACACACTCGATCACGTGTCAAACAGCGGCAACCTGCAGCAGACCAACACCTCTTCAGGTGGTCACGCAAAAGCTGACGATGGCATCTCTGCGGGAGCAGATGGTGGCAAGGGCGACGGCGAAGCTTACGCAACTGGCGGATCAGCACTTGGTGGCATGGGCTTCGGTGGCCATGCAGCAGCGGGCGGTGGAACATCCGGTGACGGTGGAAAAGCCAAAGCAGCTGGTGGCGAAGGTGACGACGGTGGTGATGCCACTGCAGTCGGTCTTGGTGTCGGTCTTGGCGGCGCATCCTCTGGTGCAGGCGCAACTGGCGGAGAAGCCGGAAACGCTGGATCTGTAGCTGCAGGTCTCGGCCTTGGTGCAGCACTGTCCGATGCGAACGCTGATGGCGGAGACTCCGGTGATGCCGGCGGAATCGGCCTTGGTCTTGGTGGCGCACATGCGGATGCCGATGCGGATGCAGATGCAGGTGGATCCGGCGGCTGGAGCCCGTTCAAAGGTGGCCACGGTAAAGGCAAGGACGACGATGGTTCTGCTGATGCGGATGCCGATGCGGATGCAACTGGAACCGGTGTAGGCACTGGAACTGGCACAAGCGGTAACGCAGGTGATGCAGACGCGTCGTCTGGCGCTACAGGTATGGGCGCTGGAATGGCTGGATCTGGTGACGCTACTGGCGGCAACGGCGGCGACGCTGGTGCAGCATCCGGCGCTTGGAATGCAACAGCTGGTAACGGTGGCATGAACACTGCGACGGCTGGTGCTGGTGGTGACGGCTATGGCGGACACGCTTGGGGCGGTGACACTGGTAACGCATTCGGTGGCCAAGCTCAGGTTGGCGGCGTCCAAGCTGGCGGCGGTACTGGCGGCGCAAGCGGTGACGCTTTTGCTGGCGGTGGCGGTGACGGCGGAAACGCTGGCATGTGGGGCTCAAACAACGGTGACGACGGTTATGTCACTGGTGAGAGCTTTGCTTCTGCTGCTTCGCAGATCGATACATCTGCGTTCAACCAGACCATCGTTCAGGGTGCAAACGTGCTCGGTAACACTGTCGATATGACAGTTGTCGGCGGCTCGTTCAGCTCTAGCTACATCGGCGACGATGGCGACGGCGCATAGGCGTTAGAATAATCCTTCTGGGTCCGGAGCAATCCGGGCCCAGACCCATTTCAGACTATTCGATTTAATAATTTTCAGAACACAGACGCATATTTTTTTGCGCACTAACAATAAAAAACTATTCGAGGCGAGCGCCAATATTAACTCAAAGCGAGGCTGCGATGTTAATGGATAAAATGACCGAAATGGTCGCCCACATGGTCGGTATATTTCACACGACCTTGGAAGAAGAACGGATGCGCGACGCCTTTGACAAATTCAAAGCGCTCGCAGCAGCGGACCCAGAAAACGACCCCCTAGAAGCGATGGGGATCGAGTTCAAAGCCAAGTACACGCTGGAGGGTTTCACCCCCGGATTGCGTTATGCCGAAGGTTCGCAGGTTGATCCGACCACTGATATTAGCAGCCCGTTCTTTTCGGGCGCGAACTACCCGATCCTGAAACTTCCACCGATTGTTTCAGGGCCCAATCACGATTTTCCATTCTTCGCGACTTCCGCAGAAGGCCGCATCACGTTTACGCTTGAACCACCTTCAAGTGTCGTGGTCATCTCCTTTCAAGATGCCTACCTAACCGACAACGACATGATCCTGCTTGGCGACGGTGAAACTGTTTTCACCGACCCGTCCGAATTTTTGACGCAGTTGCAGACATATCAATCCATCGCGGTGGCAATCGCAGCGCCTGTAAATTCCGAGATGATCTTACCCGGTGAGAACGCAACCGCAGATGCCATCACGCTGCACGACAAAATGTCGACTGCAGAAGGTTCAACCCTTTCCGGCGTTTCAGCTAAGATTCTTCACGACGCCGAAGCAGTCGGCCTCCACATCAACGGTGAAGCCGTCGAAGAAATTCCAACGCTTGATGATCTGATGCCGGCGTTTATGGCTGCCGAAGATGAGGTCGATACCGTTGAACCGACGGATGACGAAGATGACGGTTACGATTGGCCCGATCCGTTCGAAAGCCTCGCACCCGGCTACAGTAACACTGACCTCGTCGACATCGACGATGGGCACGAGGTTGTGACGGGTGCAAATCTGCTCGTCAACGAAGTCATCATTAATTCTTCCTGGCTCGACGCCCCGGTTTTTTCTGTCATGGGCGACGTCGTAAACCTCAACATCATTTCACAGGTCAACGTCCTTGTTGATCATGATTACGGAACCTTCGGCGAACTCATCGCATCAACTGCGATGAACGCCGCCACCCTTACGGCCACTGTCACCACTCCGGTGCCCGAGGAGGGTGAAGAGGTCGCCGGGGAAGCTGAAGATCTAGCGTTACCGTCCAATTGGGCAGTCACACGGATTGACGGCGACCTCATCGCGATCAACCAGATAAATCAGTACAGTTTTGTGACCGATGACGACAGCGCTGAGCTGATCTTTGGAAGCACCAACACCTATATTGGCATGGGCGACAACACGGTTATCAATCTCACCGATTTGGCGGAATTGGGCTATGGTTACGATCTGATCATGATCGGCGGCAGCATGATTTCCGTCAATTGGATCAGCCAAACCAATGTTCTGATGGACAATGATACCGTGACAGTTAGCGGCGATATTCCTGTTGGCATAAGCGGCAGCGATAACCTTTTGTTCAATTCCGCAACGATCAATTCCGTCGGCGTGGACAGCTACAGCGAGATGCAAGACAACTTCGCCTCCGCGAGCGCGAATTTTGCGAACGGCGGCGTCGATATTGATGAAAACGTCGCCCATGACAGCGTTTTTGAGGGCACTGAAATTCTGCGTGTTCTCTACATCGAAGGCGACCTGACAACGGTGAACTGGATTGAGCAAACCAATGTATTGGGAGACTCCGATCAAGTGCACCTCGCGCTGGAGAACCTTGAGACCACGACAGGCGCAACCGCGTCCGTCACCACGGGTTCAAACGCAACCATAAACGCGGCGACCATCAACGAATTCGGCGTCGATTCACAAGTCGCCGTAAACGGTGACGTCTATGATGATGCCCTGCTTTATCAGGCCAATCTGATCGACACGGACGCAGACCCGTTGGGCGTTGCAATGCCAGCCCTCGCAAACGAGGCCGTGGCTTTCCTCGCTGACGACATGATGGGCCCTGACGTCGCGCCAGAAGACACCGCAATTGTAGCAACCGCATCTGAAAGCACCGCGTCATCCGACGTGATGCAATCGATGTTGGCTTAATAGGATATTACCGTAGATGACCGTTACCGAAACCAAGAGCTTTGCCAAAGCCTTGCTAAAGGCGCAGGAAGCGAAAACCGCAACCGATGCAAAACTTCCCCCACTCGCGCTTACGTCAGAAGACCGCGTTCATGCGGAAGCGGCGCCAGTGTTTGAAAGCAAACGTGTTTCCGAATCCGCCCCCGCCAAAGGGCTGGGTGGTGACCTGATTGAGGGCGACACGGGCCCGATCCGCAAGAAAGATGCAGGCGGCAAGCCCCCTACCCCAACCGATGGCGGCAATGGTGGTGGCGGTGGTGGTGGCGGCGGTTCGTCCGACTTTCACAAACGCGCCGCCCCTGACCAATTCGTTCAACAGCTCAACGCTGGAACGCGCGTCGTTAAGCGCAACCTGAGCTTCGTAATGCTGCTGACGTGCGCCACAAATCTGCTTGTTCTGGCGATCCCGATATACCTTTTTCAGATTTCTGATCGTGTTCTAACCAGCCGGTCCCTCGATACGCTTGTGATGCTGACTGCTGTGATCGTTGGCGCGGTCGTATTGCAGGCGATCTTTGACGCGGTGCGGCGGTTTATTCTGATGCGAACTGCCGTTGAAGTCGCCGTGCGTCTTGGCGCGCCGGTTCTAAGTGCCGCGGCCCATGCGTCCCTGCACGACAACGGGCGACAATACCAAACGCTAGGTGATTTACAGCAATTGCGCGGATTTCTAACGTCCGGCACATTGATTTCCTTCTTGGACGTACCGTTCGCGCCTTTGTTTATTTTCGCGATTTTTTTGGTTCACCCGCATCTGGGAATGATCGTTATCACCACCGCGCTCTTGTTGATGGTGATCGCGATGATCAACCAAAAAGTCACCGCAAAACCCTTTGCCGACGCGAACATGGCCCAAAGCAAAGCGAACATGCATTTGGATTCCATGTCCCGTAACAGCCAGATCATCAACGCCTTGGCGATGGTTCCAGAGGCCGTTGCCCTTTGGGGAAAAGACACCGCTGACAGTTTAAAGTCGCAAGTCAAAGCCCAAGATCGCAACATCGCATGGGCCGCCGTTTCACGTGCCGCACGCCTACTTACCCAAATCGCGATGCTTGGCTGGGGCGCGTTCCTCGCCATTCAGGGCGAGATTACTGGCGGCATGGTGATCGCCGCATCCATCATTGCAGGTCGTGCATTGGCCCCGATTGAAGGCGCGATTGAGGGGTGGAATGCCTACAGTATTTCACGGTCCGCCTATGGGCGGGTTCGTTCTTTAATGCATAATTCAGTGCAAATTTTCGAGAAACTCGTGCTGCCAAATCCCGAAGGCCGTTTGAATGTTGAACGCCTGCTGTACGTGCCACAGGGCACCAAACAGGTCATTCTTAACGGGCTGACTTTTGGCCTAAACCCCGGTGAATCCCTTGCTGTGATTGGCAACTCAGGTGCAGGTAAAACCACCCTTGGTAAGATGCTTGTCGGGTCAATCCTTCCGACGTCCGGCAACGTGCGCCTTGATCTGATGGACCTGCGCAATTGGGATACCCGTCAGCTTGGTGAAAACATCGGCTACTTGCCCCAAGACGTGCAACTGTTCCCTGGATCCATCAAAGCCAACATCGCGCGGATGCGCGCTGGTGCCCGCGACGAAGACGTCCACCGCGCAGCCCTTCTCGCGGATGTCCACGACATGATCGCGACCCTGCCCCATGGGTACGAAACGATTGTTCAGGCAGATGGTTCACCACTGTCAGGTGGACAAAAGCAACGCATCGCGCTTGCGCGTGCCTTTTTCGGGAACCCACGCCTTCTTGTACTGGACGAACCGAACTCGAACCTCGACACAGCTGGTGATCAGGCCCTTGCAAACGCCATTCGCCACGCGGGCGAAAACGGCATCACAGTTGTCGTCATCACACAAAAACCTTCGCTTCTTAGCGTGGTCGACAAGATCATGGTGATGGCCGACGGCAATATCGCAACGTTCGGGTTCCGCCAGCAAGTGCTTGCCCAACTTGCACAACGTACGAAACCTGGTGGCGGCTCACTTCCACCGGCAAATGGCGGCGCAGGAGGTCAACCAAATGTCTAACGCTCTTACAGTTCCCGCCCCGACAACACTTGAATGGTATTCCGAAGTGCCACGCTCGGTCTCGCGGCACATTGTCTTTGGCTTGCTGCTTTTTGTCATCGCATTTGGTGGTTTCGGAGTATGGGCATTGAAAGCCCCACTAGCAGCGGCCGTTATTGCACAAGGCAGCTTCGTGGCGACTGGCAGCAACAAAATCGTGCAACACTTGGAAGGCGGAATCATCAACGAAATCCTCGTGGCCGAGGGCGATACTGTCGTCGCAGGCCAGCCTATTTTGTTGCTGGATGAAACATCCGCCCTAGCAACGGAACGCGAACTGTTCCTACGTCAAATCCGACTTGAGGCCATGGAAACGCGAATACTGGCCGAATACGCGGGCGAAACCCGTCTCGTCTTTCCGCCTCACATCGAAGAGCTGCGATCAGATTTCGGTGTGGCCTCAATGCTGGACGGCCAAACAGTTACGTTTGACGCAGCCGTACGCCAGTTACGCAACGACGTTGGCTTGCTTGAACAAAGCATCGAAGCCCTTTCGGTGCGTGCGTCAGGTTACGACTTTCAGCTGACCGCAACAAACACCCAGCTTGAGATTTTGAATGAGGATTTGGAGGCCAAACAAGTTCTTCTAGATCGTGGCCTAATCCGCCGCTCAGAGGTGAACACCCTAAGACGCGCGATCGCCGAGGCCGAAGGACAAGTTGGGCGACTAACGGCTGAGGTCGATGAAATCGCCGAAGTGAAAAACCGTTACGGTGCGCAGATTGAACAAACTGTTAGCGAGCGCCAAAGCGTCGCTTTGGATGAATTGCAGCTGGTGCAATCCGAACTGGAAAGTGTGCGCGAACAAGCCCGCCGCGCCGAAAACGTCCTTGAACGCTCAGAGGTGGTGGCACCGGTTTCCGGCACTGTTGTCACCCTGCATTATCACACGGCGGGTGGTGTCATTGAATCCGGCAAAGCAATTGCCGAAATTCTCCCGACGGGTGAACCATTGATCATCGAGGTCAGCGTACCACGCACCGAAGTTGACGTTGTGCAAC
This Octadecabacter temperatus DNA region includes the following protein-coding sequences:
- a CDS encoding UDP-glucuronic acid decarboxylase family protein, translated to MTIFTTDFYQQKCGDEKRILVAGGAGFLGGHLCETLLEDGHWVVCVDNFLTGRLCNVEKLFSHPRFTLVSHDIVDELPEIGAVDQIYNLACAASPPKYQENPLHTFKTNVYGAMNLLDLAERWGATILQSSTSEVYGDPDISPQPEGYHGNVNTVGPRSCYDEGKRAVETLFYEYHQQRGVSTRIARIFNTYGPRMSPSDGRVVSNFVVQALAGADVTVYGDGSQTRSFCYLSDMICGLMALMNATDAVCEPVNLGNPTEFTVLQLAETVIETLTSTSKLRFVELPQDDPKQRKPNITRANEVLGWAPRVTLAEGLAQTIPYFAMEAGLVPQASMAAE
- a CDS encoding helix-turn-helix transcriptional regulator, which produces MKHDEILNSKSATGVFVGDALGFSDTMLSIAETEFPCMACLRTAQVNDLLLLGKERADAVRLIAVDEAMIGKLTAVLPQLLEAFPFASIVLAYRRRSVARNFLAEIYVNPSWGKIGFLPMNLNVDGWLSVLRLITSGECYVPSELMIPKTPTPVAADQTITEPQQDEKVDLLDDVKLTTRELQVLKSAASGMQNKNIADELQLSQHTVKLHMHHIIAKLGVHNRTEAANWYHGHKLSS
- a CDS encoding type I secretion protein ATPase; the protein is MDKMTEMVAHMVGIFHTTLEEERMRDAFDKFKALAAADPENDPLEAMGIEFKAKYTLEGFTPGLRYAEGSQVDPTTDISSPFFSGANYPILKLPPIVSGPNHDFPFFATSAEGRITFTLEPPSSVVVISFQDAYLTDNDMILLGDGETVFTDPSEFLTQLQTYQSIAVAIAAPVNSEMILPGENATADAITLHDKMSTAEGSTLSGVSAKILHDAEAVGLHINGEAVEEIPTLDDLMPAFMAAEDEVDTVEPTDDEDDGYDWPDPFESLAPGYSNTDLVDIDDGHEVVTGANLLVNEVIINSSWLDAPVFSVMGDVVNLNIISQVNVLVDHDYGTFGELIASTAMNAATLTATVTTPVPEEGEEVAGEAEDLALPSNWAVTRIDGDLIAINQINQYSFVTDDDSAELIFGSTNTYIGMGDNTVINLTDLAELGYGYDLIMIGGSMISVNWISQTNVLMDNDTVTVSGDIPVGISGSDNLLFNSATINSVGVDSYSEMQDNFASASANFANGGVDIDENVAHDSVFEGTEILRVLYIEGDLTTVNWIEQTNVLGDSDQVHLALENLETTTGATASVTTGSNATINAATINEFGVDSQVAVNGDVYDDALLYQANLIDTDADPLGVAMPALANEAVAFLADDMMGPDVAPEDTAIVATASESTASSDVMQSMLA
- a CDS encoding type I secretion system permease/ATPase; translated protein: MTVTETKSFAKALLKAQEAKTATDAKLPPLALTSEDRVHAEAAPVFESKRVSESAPAKGLGGDLIEGDTGPIRKKDAGGKPPTPTDGGNGGGGGGGGGSSDFHKRAAPDQFVQQLNAGTRVVKRNLSFVMLLTCATNLLVLAIPIYLFQISDRVLTSRSLDTLVMLTAVIVGAVVLQAIFDAVRRFILMRTAVEVAVRLGAPVLSAAAHASLHDNGRQYQTLGDLQQLRGFLTSGTLISFLDVPFAPLFIFAIFLVHPHLGMIVITTALLLMVIAMINQKVTAKPFADANMAQSKANMHLDSMSRNSQIINALAMVPEAVALWGKDTADSLKSQVKAQDRNIAWAAVSRAARLLTQIAMLGWGAFLAIQGEITGGMVIAASIIAGRALAPIEGAIEGWNAYSISRSAYGRVRSLMHNSVQIFEKLVLPNPEGRLNVERLLYVPQGTKQVILNGLTFGLNPGESLAVIGNSGAGKTTLGKMLVGSILPTSGNVRLDLMDLRNWDTRQLGENIGYLPQDVQLFPGSIKANIARMRAGARDEDVHRAALLADVHDMIATLPHGYETIVQADGSPLSGGQKQRIALARAFFGNPRLLVLDEPNSNLDTAGDQALANAIRHAGENGITVVVITQKPSLLSVVDKIMVMADGNIATFGFRQQVLAQLAQRTKPGGGSLPPANGGAGGQPNV
- a CDS encoding HlyD family type I secretion periplasmic adaptor subunit gives rise to the protein MSNALTVPAPTTLEWYSEVPRSVSRHIVFGLLLFVIAFGGFGVWALKAPLAAAVIAQGSFVATGSNKIVQHLEGGIINEILVAEGDTVVAGQPILLLDETSALATERELFLRQIRLEAMETRILAEYAGETRLVFPPHIEELRSDFGVASMLDGQTVTFDAAVRQLRNDVGLLEQSIEALSVRASGYDFQLTATNTQLEILNEDLEAKQVLLDRGLIRRSEVNTLRRAIAEAEGQVGRLTAEVDEIAEVKNRYGAQIEQTVSERQSVALDELQLVQSELESVREQARRAENVLERSEVVAPVSGTVVTLHYHTAGGVIESGKAIAEILPTGEPLIIEVSVPRTEVDVVQQGQMATVRLTGLNARTTPILEGEVYYVSADAILDRRQEVPQEVYIARVSVTPEQLDRVRGFAPAPGMPAEIMIQTEARTFFQYLIKPITDSMNRAFREQ